One window of Mediterraneibacter gnavus ATCC 29149 genomic DNA carries:
- a CDS encoding IS4 family transposase translates to MIFAEHVKNKLSSLIHKMATAPWLFSKNPEVDFSRNRKLDFVSTIQFLLSMESGSLKKELLDYFQFSVDTPSASAFCQQRNKLLLEAFQFLFYEFNSCFSFEKKYKDYQLLACDGSDLNIARNPNDAGTYFQSQPTDRGFNQIHLNALFDLCEKRYIDLVIQPARLENESLAMTQMIDRYKGEKKTIFIADRGYETYNIFAHVQEKGMYYLIRVKDGGGGSMTGSFDLPDENEFDHDMQLILTRKQTKDVKAKPKKFKFIAKSSPFDYLDLYDKKFYTLNFRVVRFAISEDSYESIITNLPKEDFPVEEIKKVYAMRWHRNIVQGIEICYRIMLLSFKKDGVYHARNIRTFNPLQLL, encoded by the coding sequence ATGATATTTGCGGAACATGTAAAAAACAAATTGTCATCTTTAATCCATAAAATGGCGACCGCCCCATGGTTGTTTTCAAAAAATCCAGAAGTTGATTTTTCACGGAACAGAAAACTTGATTTTGTATCTACAATTCAATTTCTTCTTTCTATGGAAAGTGGAAGCTTAAAAAAAGAATTGCTGGATTATTTCCAGTTCTCTGTCGATACCCCGTCTGCTTCAGCGTTCTGTCAACAGAGAAACAAACTACTTCTGGAGGCATTCCAGTTTTTGTTTTATGAATTTAATTCTTGTTTCTCATTCGAAAAAAAGTATAAGGATTATCAACTATTAGCTTGTGATGGCTCAGATTTGAACATTGCCCGTAATCCAAACGATGCAGGCACTTATTTTCAGTCTCAACCAACTGATCGGGGATTTAATCAGATTCATCTGAATGCTCTTTTCGACCTGTGCGAGAAGCGATATATTGATCTTGTGATACAACCTGCAAGGCTAGAAAACGAATCATTGGCAATGACACAAATGATTGACCGTTATAAAGGAGAGAAAAAAACAATTTTTATCGCAGACAGAGGATATGAAACATATAATATTTTTGCGCATGTCCAAGAAAAAGGAATGTATTATCTGATTCGTGTAAAGGATGGCGGTGGGGGAAGCATGACAGGAAGTTTTGACCTTCCTGATGAAAATGAGTTTGACCACGACATGCAACTTATATTAACCCGAAAACAGACAAAAGATGTGAAAGCTAAACCCAAAAAATTTAAATTTATTGCAAAATCCAGTCCATTTGACTATCTGGATTTATATGACAAAAAATTTTATACGTTGAATTTTAGAGTAGTAAGGTTTGCCATTTCAGAAGATTCGTATGAAAGTATAATTACCAATCTTCCAAAGGAAGATTTTCCAGTAGAAGAAATAAAGAAGGTTTATGCAATGCGATGGCATCGAAACATCGTTCAGGGAATTGAAATATGCTATCGGATTATGTTGCTTTCATTCAAAAAAGATGGAGTATATCATGCAAGAAATATACGCACGTTTAATCCTTTACAATTATTGTGA
- a CDS encoding ParM/StbA family protein: MRELRNTKIIAVDHGYGNMKTANTVTPTGIKAYETEPIFTGNILEYNGIYYRIGEGHKEFIPDKAMDEEYYLLTLMAIARELNVFSIREADVHLAAGLPLTWIRNQREAFRSYLLQNPEVHYRFNSKEYHLRFVGCSLYPQGYPAIVNQLGDFKGTNLLADIGNGTMNILYINNKKAQENQCWTEKLGVNQCMIAAKNAVLDKFGVKIEESTVEQILRFRTADISAPYLDCISSIARQYVAELFSTLRKYEYNPDLMRLYVVGGGGCLIRNFGTYDKSRVTIIDDICATAKGYESLAYMSLKRRG, from the coding sequence ATGCGAGAACTCAGAAACACAAAAATCATTGCTGTAGATCATGGCTACGGCAATATGAAAACAGCAAACACCGTCACCCCAACCGGCATCAAAGCCTATGAAACTGAACCAATCTTCACCGGGAATATTCTGGAATACAACGGCATTTACTACCGGATCGGCGAAGGACACAAAGAATTTATCCCGGATAAAGCTATGGACGAAGAATATTATCTTCTGACGCTAATGGCTATTGCAAGGGAACTGAATGTCTTTTCCATCCGTGAAGCAGATGTTCATCTGGCTGCCGGACTTCCTCTGACATGGATCAGAAATCAAAGAGAAGCTTTTCGTTCCTATCTGCTCCAGAATCCAGAAGTCCATTACCGTTTTAACAGCAAAGAGTATCATCTCCGCTTTGTGGGATGCAGCCTTTACCCACAGGGATATCCTGCTATCGTAAACCAGCTTGGAGATTTCAAGGGAACCAATCTCCTTGCAGATATCGGAAACGGAACCATGAACATTCTGTATATCAACAATAAGAAAGCACAGGAAAACCAATGCTGGACAGAAAAACTTGGTGTAAACCAATGCATGATTGCTGCAAAGAACGCTGTTCTGGACAAATTTGGAGTGAAGATTGAAGAATCCACAGTAGAACAGATTCTGCGGTTTAGAACAGCTGACATTTCAGCGCCATATCTGGATTGTATCAGTTCTATTGCCAGACAGTATGTGGCAGAACTTTTTTCCACGCTCCGCAAATATGAATACAATCCTGACCTGATGCGCCTGTATGTGGTTGGCGGCGGTGGATGCCTGATCCGTAACTTCGGAACTTATGACAAATCACGAGTCACCATCATTGATGACATCTGCGCCACCGCCAAAGGTTACGAATCTCTGGCTTATATGAGCCTGAAAAGGAGGGGATAA
- a CDS encoding response regulator transcription factor, giving the protein MKYKILVVDDDKELVKMLCSYFNMKQYETITATDGMEALNKIKMKPDIILLDINMPRMDGIEVCRLIRSKVLCPILFLTARVDEDDKINGLLSGGDDYITKPFSLRELEARIVTNIKREERHQQKTEYRFMDEMLIDYSEKIVAIAGHRMEFTKIEYQIIEFLSMHPGQVFDKERIYAQVCGYDAEGDSRTITELVRRIRKKIADYSEKEYIETVWGIGYRWKK; this is encoded by the coding sequence ATGAAATACAAGATTTTAGTTGTCGATGATGATAAAGAATTGGTGAAAATGCTTTGTAGTTATTTTAATATGAAACAATATGAAACCATTACGGCTACAGATGGAATGGAAGCATTAAATAAAATAAAAATGAAACCGGATATTATTTTGTTGGATATCAATATGCCACGCATGGATGGGATTGAAGTATGTCGTCTGATACGCAGTAAAGTGTTATGTCCAATTTTATTTCTAACAGCAAGAGTTGACGAAGATGATAAAATTAATGGGTTGCTTTCAGGTGGGGATGATTATATTACGAAACCATTTAGTCTTCGGGAGTTGGAAGCGAGGATTGTTACAAACATAAAGAGAGAAGAAAGGCATCAACAAAAAACGGAATACCGTTTCATGGATGAAATGCTGATTGATTATTCTGAAAAAATAGTAGCTATAGCTGGACACAGGATGGAGTTCACAAAAATTGAATATCAGATTATTGAATTCTTATCCATGCATCCAGGGCAGGTGTTTGATAAAGAACGTATATATGCACAAGTCTGTGGATATGATGCGGAAGGGGACAGTAGAACGATAACGGAATTAGTACGGCGTATAAGGAAAAAAATAGCGGATTATTCAGAAAAAGAATACATAGAAACTGTATGGGGGATTGGATACCGATGGAAAAAATAA